In a genomic window of Methanoregula sp. UBA64:
- the ade gene encoding adenine deaminase: protein MTGPVTGLISAARGLVPADIVYRNAEIFDAFSCTWEHNDLAVKDGIIVGIGPGYRGNRERDLAGAYLLPGLIDAHVHIESSLLVPQEYARLVSAHGTTTVIADPHEIANVAGRAGIEYMLAARSGLPVDILYLLPSCVPATPADVGGAILDANALSAFARQDGVLGLGEMMNVPGVLSGDGEVLTKLGLFPVRDGHAPLLSGQDLNAYVLAGLQSDHECTLLSEAKEKLRRGMYIFVRDGSTEHNIPALAALVTPYTVSRCSFATDDCHADLLAREGHIDRCIRIAVACGIEPELAIRMATLSAAERFGLSDRGALVPGRRADLCIASDLRPFTVLETIPAEPCGTGGRAIASASPLAGTVRCRVPTREQIGLYGNGKARVIGLVPGQILTEAREYGIDAAELPDTGRDLLKVVVCNRYGKDTVGTGIVHGFGFKKGAIAASVSHDAHNIVATGAGDDEILAAIGAVIRSDGGMAAVDGERISVLPLDCAGLMSTLPAGEVVRRLDALRGITTGMGGIAEPFMYLSFLALTVIPALRITDRGLFDGVGFKDVPVFLDR, encoded by the coding sequence ATGACGGGACCCGTTACAGGTCTCATATCCGCTGCACGCGGCCTTGTCCCTGCCGATATCGTTTACCGGAATGCAGAGATCTTCGATGCCTTTTCCTGTACCTGGGAGCATAACGACCTTGCGGTAAAAGATGGCATTATTGTTGGTATTGGCCCGGGGTATCGCGGCAACCGGGAGCGCGACCTTGCAGGGGCATACCTTCTCCCCGGCCTGATCGACGCCCATGTCCATATCGAGAGTTCGCTCCTTGTCCCGCAGGAATATGCACGGCTGGTCTCCGCTCACGGGACGACAACCGTCATTGCCGATCCCCACGAGATCGCCAATGTTGCCGGAAGAGCCGGGATCGAATACATGCTTGCTGCACGCTCCGGGCTGCCCGTGGATATCCTCTACCTGCTCCCCTCCTGCGTGCCTGCGACCCCGGCCGATGTCGGCGGGGCAATCCTTGATGCAAACGCCCTCTCTGCCTTTGCCCGGCAAGACGGCGTCCTTGGTCTCGGCGAGATGATGAATGTCCCCGGTGTGTTATCGGGAGACGGGGAAGTCCTTACAAAACTCGGGCTTTTTCCTGTCCGCGACGGCCACGCGCCGCTTCTCTCCGGCCAGGACCTGAATGCCTATGTTCTTGCCGGGCTCCAGAGCGATCACGAGTGCACGCTCCTTTCCGAGGCGAAAGAGAAACTCCGTCGCGGGATGTATATCTTTGTCCGCGACGGTTCGACGGAGCACAATATCCCGGCGCTTGCTGCCCTGGTAACGCCCTACACGGTATCACGGTGCTCGTTTGCAACGGACGACTGCCATGCAGATCTCCTGGCACGGGAAGGTCATATCGACCGGTGCATACGGATAGCCGTGGCCTGCGGAATTGAACCGGAGCTTGCAATCCGGATGGCCACGCTCTCTGCGGCAGAACGCTTCGGCCTTTCCGACCGGGGGGCACTTGTCCCGGGCCGGCGGGCAGATCTCTGTATTGCAAGCGATCTCCGCCCGTTTACGGTACTGGAGACGATCCCTGCGGAACCCTGCGGGACCGGTGGTCGTGCAATTGCTTCCGCATCACCCCTGGCAGGCACGGTCCGGTGCCGGGTTCCCACGCGGGAGCAGATTGGTCTTTATGGGAACGGGAAGGCCCGGGTGATCGGGCTTGTCCCCGGCCAGATCCTGACTGAAGCACGCGAATACGGGATCGATGCCGCAGAGCTTCCTGATACCGGCCGCGACCTTCTCAAAGTCGTGGTCTGCAACCGGTACGGAAAAGACACCGTCGGGACCGGGATCGTACACGGGTTCGGGTTTAAAAAGGGAGCCATCGCCGCGAGTGTCTCCCACGATGCACACAATATCGTTGCAACCGGGGCAGGAGACGACGAGATCCTTGCAGCGATTGGGGCCGTGATCCGGTCGGATGGCGGGATGGCCGCGGTAGACGGGGAGAGGATCTCGGTCCTGCCGCTCGACTGTGCCGGGCTCATGTCGACCCTTCCGGCAGGAGAGGTTGTCCGGCGCCTGGATGCCCTCCGAGGGATCACCACGGGGATGGGGGGTATCGCGGAACCGTTCATGTACCTGTCGTTTCTGGCCCTCACGGTTATTCCGGCGCTGCGAATCACCGACCGCGGGCTCTTCGATGGCGTCGGGTTTAAGGATGTTCCGGTCTTCCTTGACCGGTGA
- a CDS encoding ParA family protein, producing MNEKVSVGQKSKLIIGIFHNVQFGDNITTITFTHHKGGTGKTTSCLNIAGFCALAGKKVLVVDCDPQANATAGLGINPESTQKNIYDVFMSRVDGFPQVSMAGIIRQTESGVDCAPSNLDLVGAEPYLYGIASRAEVLRDALLPVKDTYDLILIDTPPSMGQFVINGLYAADHIIVTLDSGSFAMNGVGPLFTIFSDMKQDLGKEIKADMAILSRWGEVDDKNGPVQTNEAPEKNDLVSRLRSLFAPRPPAKTEEELVKEKEHAQEQERLLQMLEKTNQQFPVAYTVSYSPEIYEAQQKGMPLSHVSPDCTAGKEYKKIADEVMKWM from the coding sequence GTGAATGAAAAGGTTTCTGTCGGGCAAAAAAGCAAACTTATTATAGGAATATTTCACAACGTTCAGTTCGGTGATAATATAACAACCATCACATTCACCCACCATAAGGGCGGAACCGGCAAGACCACATCCTGCCTGAATATTGCCGGGTTCTGCGCATTAGCGGGAAAGAAAGTGCTGGTGGTTGACTGCGATCCTCAGGCCAACGCCACTGCCGGTTTAGGTATCAACCCGGAATCGACACAGAAGAACATCTACGATGTCTTCATGAGCCGGGTCGATGGTTTTCCCCAGGTTTCCATGGCCGGGATCATACGGCAGACTGAGTCCGGAGTCGATTGCGCCCCCTCCAACCTCGACCTCGTAGGTGCAGAACCCTACCTGTACGGGATTGCGTCACGGGCTGAAGTCCTGCGGGATGCGCTTTTGCCGGTAAAAGACACCTATGACCTGATCCTGATCGATACGCCGCCGAGCATGGGGCAGTTCGTGATAAACGGGCTCTATGCAGCGGACCACATTATCGTTACGCTCGATTCCGGGTCGTTTGCCATGAACGGCGTCGGGCCCCTGTTTACGATCTTTTCCGATATGAAACAGGACCTTGGAAAGGAGATAAAGGCGGATATGGCCATTCTCTCCCGCTGGGGAGAGGTCGATGACAAAAACGGCCCGGTCCAGACAAACGAGGCCCCGGAGAAAAACGACCTGGTAAGCCGGCTTCGGTCCCTTTTTGCCCCCCGCCCCCCGGCAAAGACCGAAGAGGAGCTCGTAAAGGAAAAAGAGCATGCACAGGAACAGGAACGCCTGTTACAGATGCTGGAAAAGACCAATCAGCAGTTCCCGGTGGCATATACTGTTTCTTACTCCCCGGAGATCTACGAGGCCCAGCAAAAGGGAATGCCTCTCTCGCATGTCTCCCCGGACTGTACCGCCGGAAAGGAATACAAGAAAATTGCTGATGAAGTGATGAAATGGATGTAA
- a CDS encoding methyl-accepting chemotaxis protein — MDVTGLEQSLKRAADGDLSVRISETNVDPEMLPLVAQINRLLIKAEDTAEKKHRADAMIRFNPLAIAILKKDRGIISVNKKYEQLWQGNREELVKKRLSDFDLTVLSGDTLYACFETKKLSVSQCLLKLSDGTRKYLTLHAMPMLDAAGGVDGAFYFWVDTSDLHAKVAESERIRQQADRVINENPFALFTIDTNLSILSANNAFLKLTGYSRDAVLHLSVKDFKYKKNKGVSVEDTIRSKQRGHGESVIEFPAGLLTLDWYYIPLLDEGGNTESLLVVYNDITERRKQETEIKGLMEVSKKTAQDLSESAAVLENGLSRLASGDLTVTVEIADSDPLVILKKDYNTAVGSITEVIQEIGKSAAQIDLSTSETGKSTQEISKSTEQVAIATQASADGAKKQLEQIEQVSKDMSDLSASIEEIASTSHDLMTHAQKAANDGNQAAEMGRVATAKMVAVEKIAGNSVSEITALNDRMKEISNIVKLIADISNQTNLLALNAAIEAARAGEHGRGFAVVAGEVRNLAGESKSATNNIETLIGSIQSSSEKTAAAILNSYKEIQTGIESVNQTIEMLNRIISESTIVADGVTEITKATEAQAEATTRVMQGVEETNTLTRQNRERMEDMAALAQETSASTEEIASASAELSRMAERLKSATDKFKMR; from the coding sequence ATGGATGTAACCGGACTGGAACAGAGCCTGAAACGTGCAGCTGACGGAGACCTGTCGGTCCGTATCAGCGAGACGAACGTGGATCCGGAAATGCTCCCTCTCGTGGCGCAGATAAACCGGCTTCTCATAAAGGCCGAGGATACCGCGGAAAAGAAGCATCGGGCAGATGCGATGATCCGGTTCAACCCGCTGGCCATTGCAATCCTGAAAAAAGACCGGGGGATTATCAGTGTCAACAAGAAATACGAACAGCTCTGGCAGGGCAACCGCGAGGAACTGGTAAAAAAGCGCCTGTCCGATTTCGATCTTACCGTGTTATCCGGGGATACCCTGTACGCTTGTTTTGAGACCAAAAAACTCTCGGTGAGCCAGTGTCTCCTGAAATTGTCCGACGGAACGAGAAAATATCTCACCCTTCATGCAATGCCGATGCTCGATGCGGCGGGCGGGGTTGACGGGGCATTTTATTTCTGGGTGGATACGAGCGATCTCCACGCAAAGGTGGCAGAATCCGAACGGATCCGGCAGCAGGCGGATCGGGTAATCAATGAGAATCCCTTTGCCCTTTTTACCATCGACACAAACCTGTCGATTCTGTCGGCAAACAATGCATTTTTAAAACTCACCGGCTATTCGCGGGACGCGGTCCTCCACCTGTCGGTAAAGGACTTCAAATACAAGAAAAACAAGGGTGTAAGCGTCGAGGACACGATCCGCAGCAAACAGCGCGGGCACGGCGAGTCCGTGATCGAATTCCCTGCCGGGCTGTTAACCCTGGACTGGTATTACATCCCGCTTCTCGATGAGGGAGGCAATACGGAAAGCCTGCTTGTCGTCTATAACGATATCACCGAGAGACGCAAGCAGGAGACCGAGATCAAGGGACTCATGGAGGTCTCCAAAAAGACAGCGCAGGATCTCTCGGAGAGTGCGGCTGTACTGGAGAACGGGCTTTCGCGACTGGCATCGGGGGATCTTACGGTTACCGTGGAGATCGCCGACAGCGATCCCCTTGTAATCCTCAAGAAGGATTACAACACGGCAGTCGGGTCGATCACTGAGGTTATCCAGGAGATCGGCAAATCCGCTGCCCAGATCGATCTTTCGACCTCGGAAACCGGCAAAAGTACGCAGGAGATCTCCAAGTCCACGGAACAGGTGGCTATTGCCACGCAGGCATCTGCGGATGGGGCCAAAAAGCAGCTCGAACAGATCGAACAGGTCAGTAAGGACATGTCCGATCTCTCCGCTTCGATCGAAGAGATTGCAAGCACTTCCCATGATCTCATGACCCATGCCCAGAAGGCAGCAAACGACGGCAACCAGGCCGCCGAAATGGGCCGGGTGGCAACCGCAAAGATGGTGGCGGTCGAGAAGATCGCAGGAAACAGCGTCTCGGAGATCACGGCCCTCAACGATCGTATGAAGGAGATCTCCAACATCGTCAAGCTGATCGCCGATATCTCGAACCAGACCAACCTTCTTGCCCTGAATGCAGCAATCGAGGCTGCACGGGCCGGCGAGCATGGCCGCGGATTTGCCGTAGTTGCCGGCGAAGTGCGCAACCTTGCCGGAGAGTCCAAGAGCGCCACGAACAATATCGAAACCCTGATCGGGTCCATCCAGAGTTCGAGCGAGAAAACCGCAGCGGCGATTCTGAACTCCTATAAGGAGATCCAGACCGGCATCGAGAGCGTTAACCAGACCATCGAGATGCTGAACCGGATTATCTCGGAATCCACGATCGTTGCCGACGGGGTTACCGAGATCACGAAGGCAACCGAGGCACAGGCCGAGGCAACGACCCGGGTTATGCAGGGTGTAGAAGAGACCAATACGCTGACCCGGCAGAACCGTGAGCGTATGGAAGACATGGCCGCACTTGCACAAGAGACCAGTGCCTCGACCGAGGAGATAGCGAGCGCTTCCGCAGAGCTCTCGCGCATGGCAGAACGACTGAAATCTGCAACAGACAAATTCAAAATGAGGTGA
- a CDS encoding chemotaxis protein CheW, which translates to MAATIDVVEFEFGGERYALDINLAREIVEMMPITPIPRAPPFISGVINLRGEITNIMNLNTLLGLNGGEIRQNQKIIVLVPEAAKGNNVGIIVDDVSSVRQVPEADIEHIGAGISSDFSQFVKGIIKIPVEEGETKKKDLVIWLDMEKVLSRLGNNGQGSGDAAGSMPGTE; encoded by the coding sequence ATGGCTGCAACGATTGACGTGGTTGAATTCGAGTTTGGCGGGGAACGCTATGCACTGGATATTAACCTGGCACGGGAGATTGTCGAGATGATGCCGATCACCCCCATCCCCCGGGCGCCACCCTTTATTTCCGGTGTCATCAACCTCAGGGGAGAGATCACCAACATCATGAACCTCAATACGCTCCTCGGGCTCAACGGGGGCGAGATCCGGCAGAACCAGAAGATTATCGTGCTCGTCCCTGAAGCGGCAAAAGGGAACAATGTCGGCATTATTGTCGACGATGTATCCAGCGTCCGGCAGGTGCCTGAAGCCGATATCGAGCATATCGGGGCCGGGATCTCTTCGGACTTTTCACAGTTTGTCAAGGGAATTATCAAGATCCCGGTGGAAGAAGGGGAGACCAAAAAGAAGGATCTGGTTATCTGGCTGGACATGGAAAAAGTGCTCTCGCGCCTGGGAAACAACGGACAGGGCAGCGGGGATGCAGCGGGCAGCATGCCGGGAACTGAATGA
- a CDS encoding methyl-accepting chemotaxis protein produces MTEPRPGRKALFAGAPAATTVRSNTPDEIAQHVRQLNEDLALALKGAAAKKATKPLNASDFGSEYTTLVDAVNTALTQLQETTAQEPTGNEEYDKKIDILERRLEFMEKNNPVPMLIVTPALDIVEANAAFLAMSGIPEDEILTKNIHDFPITDRSGEGAKAALETKRRAAGELTIGFPAGVHTLEQYCIPVLDDESKVTSLVLLYDDLTIKKRKNAEIERLKARSETIVQQNPMPILLVDTGFKIRVVNDAYVSLAGIEKERLLKMTLRDFKVLQQTGTGLKQVLEKGERSEGEVVVEFPKGTRRLRQYGIPISDQKGGVESILVVYNDVTEERSEMDKVVAARHTSDTLIQENPIPMLMADRSFAVTLANAAYLKMSGFAQDTIRGMNLREIKIKDQKGEGAKVAIQTRRRAFGEVTVDLPSGTHILEQYVMPLLDNKNEIESLLLVYNDVTEQRKNQETLAKEMEKAAAFRKRSDTIVMQNPMPIMLMDATFKILMANEAYVGLTGIAKEKLVGMSAREFRITAQTGQGLKTVLTEKKRSFGEITIEFPTGAHILEQYGIPMLDAQQNISSILCVYVDVTARRAQEKKIQIMMDEAKANAELLSASATELESGLAKISSGDLTCRLSIDDADPLVQLKRDFNTSVEAIHAVISDLMASVKRLDVTVKDTIKSTEEIAKATEQVALSSQKATDNAKMQLAAVDKISGVVSDISASIEEIASTSHEVMTHAEKAAHEGAQAAGIGKTATDKMQSVEQISKKSVDEITALNEQMQQITKIVNLITDIANQTNLLALNAAIEAARAGEHGRGFAVVAGEVKNLAGESKKASSQIETLIKSIQAKSEVTASSIQSSFDEIKAGIESVNQTVESLNRIIAEANVVSNGVTEITKATENQAQATSGLMSSVESVKAATEDNQQRMEDMAALAEETSASTEEIASASAELSTMAERCSHMMEEFHT; encoded by the coding sequence ATGACAGAACCACGACCGGGAAGAAAAGCACTGTTTGCAGGGGCGCCTGCTGCGACGACCGTACGGAGTAATACTCCCGACGAGATCGCACAGCACGTCCGGCAGTTAAACGAAGACCTGGCACTGGCGCTGAAAGGAGCTGCGGCAAAAAAGGCGACAAAGCCCCTCAATGCATCCGATTTCGGGAGCGAATATACTACCCTGGTGGATGCGGTAAATACCGCACTTACACAGTTGCAGGAGACTACTGCCCAAGAGCCTACGGGAAACGAGGAATACGACAAGAAGATCGATATTCTCGAACGGCGCCTGGAGTTCATGGAGAAGAACAATCCGGTCCCGATGCTGATTGTTACGCCGGCACTGGATATCGTTGAGGCAAATGCGGCGTTCCTTGCCATGAGCGGGATTCCCGAAGACGAGATCCTCACCAAAAACATCCATGATTTCCCCATCACGGATCGCTCGGGAGAAGGTGCAAAGGCTGCACTGGAGACAAAGCGGCGTGCGGCAGGAGAACTGACCATCGGGTTCCCCGCGGGCGTGCATACGCTCGAACAGTACTGCATCCCGGTCCTCGATGACGAAAGCAAAGTCACTTCACTTGTCCTCCTTTACGACGACCTCACCATTAAAAAGAGGAAGAATGCCGAGATAGAACGGCTCAAAGCCCGGTCCGAGACGATCGTCCAGCAGAACCCGATGCCCATCCTTCTCGTGGACACCGGTTTTAAGATCCGCGTGGTCAACGATGCGTATGTCTCCCTTGCCGGTATCGAGAAGGAGCGGCTCCTGAAGATGACCCTGCGCGATTTCAAGGTTCTCCAGCAGACCGGGACCGGGTTAAAACAGGTGCTTGAAAAAGGAGAGCGCTCTGAAGGCGAAGTTGTCGTGGAGTTCCCGAAAGGTACCCGCAGGCTCCGGCAGTACGGTATTCCCATCTCCGATCAAAAAGGCGGCGTGGAGAGCATCCTTGTCGTCTATAATGATGTTACCGAAGAGCGTTCCGAGATGGACAAGGTGGTTGCAGCCCGCCACACCTCCGATACCCTCATCCAGGAAAACCCCATCCCCATGCTCATGGCCGACCGGTCGTTTGCCGTTACCCTCGCGAATGCCGCATATCTCAAGATGAGCGGGTTTGCGCAGGATACAATCCGGGGCATGAACCTGCGGGAGATCAAGATCAAAGACCAGAAAGGAGAGGGCGCAAAGGTCGCAATCCAGACCAGACGCCGGGCCTTTGGAGAAGTCACCGTCGATCTCCCGAGCGGCACCCATATCCTCGAACAGTACGTAATGCCACTCCTTGACAACAAAAACGAGATCGAGAGCCTCCTTTTGGTATATAATGACGTGACCGAGCAGCGGAAAAACCAGGAAACCCTCGCAAAAGAGATGGAAAAGGCAGCGGCATTCCGGAAACGCTCCGATACCATCGTGATGCAGAACCCGATGCCCATCATGCTCATGGACGCCACATTTAAGATCCTCATGGCAAACGAGGCATATGTCGGCCTGACCGGCATAGCAAAAGAGAAACTGGTCGGGATGAGCGCAAGAGAGTTCCGGATCACCGCCCAGACCGGGCAGGGGCTCAAGACGGTGCTCACCGAAAAGAAGCGCAGTTTCGGCGAGATCACTATCGAGTTCCCGACCGGCGCGCATATCCTCGAACAGTACGGGATCCCCATGCTCGATGCCCAGCAGAACATCTCGTCCATCCTCTGCGTGTACGTCGATGTCACCGCACGGAGGGCACAGGAAAAGAAGATCCAGATCATGATGGACGAGGCAAAAGCGAACGCAGAACTGCTCTCGGCAAGCGCAACCGAACTCGAATCGGGCCTTGCAAAGATCTCGTCGGGAGATCTCACCTGCCGGCTCAGTATCGACGATGCGGATCCGCTCGTCCAGCTCAAGAGGGACTTTAACACCTCGGTAGAGGCGATCCATGCCGTCATTTCCGACCTCATGGCCTCGGTCAAGAGACTGGACGTGACCGTAAAAGACACCATCAAGTCGACCGAGGAGATCGCAAAGGCGACCGAGCAGGTGGCCCTCTCCTCACAGAAAGCGACCGACAATGCAAAAATGCAGCTTGCCGCGGTCGACAAGATCTCCGGCGTAGTCTCGGATATCTCTGCATCGATCGAAGAGATTGCCAGCACCTCCCACGAGGTCATGACCCATGCGGAAAAGGCCGCTCATGAAGGTGCGCAGGCAGCCGGTATCGGAAAGACCGCGACCGACAAGATGCAGTCCGTTGAGCAGATCTCAAAGAAGAGTGTCGACGAGATCACTGCATTAAACGAGCAGATGCAGCAGATCACGAAAATCGTCAACCTTATCACGGATATCGCAAACCAGACCAACCTCCTCGCCCTGAATGCCGCAATCGAGGCGGCACGGGCGGGAGAACACGGCCGCGGGTTTGCGGTGGTTGCCGGGGAGGTCAAGAACCTTGCCGGTGAGTCCAAGAAAGCGAGTTCGCAGATCGAGACCCTCATCAAATCCATCCAGGCAAAGAGCGAGGTCACTGCGTCATCCATCCAGAGTTCCTTTGACGAGATCAAGGCTGGGATTGAGAGCGTCAACCAGACGGTAGAGTCCCTGAACCGGATTATCGCCGAGGCAAATGTGGTCTCGAACGGTGTTACGGAGATCACAAAAGCCACCGAGAACCAGGCACAGGCCACTTCCGGCCTGATGTCCAGTGTCGAATCGGTCAAGGCGGCGACCGAGGACAACCAGCAGCGGATGGAAGATATGGCAGCGCTTGCCGAGGAGACCAGTGCCTCGACCGAGGAGATTGCGAGCGCATCTGCCGAACTCTCCACCATGGCCGAACGCTGCAGCCATATGATGGAAGAGTTCCATACTTAA
- a CDS encoding CheR family methyltransferase: MITADDGFSALKKYIEQTIKIQCNNYKEDYIKRRLLSRMRSTSTATYPDYLRYLHEHPPELENLRNALTINVTEFFRDAEVYDLLKKEVLPALFHGRKTIRIWCAGCSTGEEPYSIAMILHDIIAADKSLSAQITATDIDEVVLKKAKDGIYSEKAMGKLSAAQIQRHFTKLPDGNYQVKPHLQELIRFRPHDLMSGLPPAKFLDLITCRNVTIYFTEKQKDDLARMFHAALVPGGYYVMGKTEYLGREVEGLFTPINSIQKIYTRKD; encoded by the coding sequence ATGATAACAGCTGACGACGGCTTTTCCGCTTTAAAAAAATACATCGAGCAGACCATCAAGATCCAGTGTAACAATTACAAGGAAGATTACATCAAGAGACGGCTGCTCTCCCGCATGCGTTCGACCAGTACTGCAACGTATCCGGACTATCTCCGGTACCTCCACGAGCACCCGCCGGAGCTTGAGAACCTCAGGAATGCGCTCACCATCAACGTGACCGAATTCTTCCGGGACGCCGAAGTTTACGATCTCCTCAAAAAGGAAGTCCTCCCGGCCCTTTTCCACGGCAGAAAGACGATCCGGATCTGGTGTGCAGGGTGTTCCACGGGAGAAGAGCCTTATTCGATTGCCATGATCCTCCACGATATAATAGCCGCGGACAAATCGCTTTCCGCCCAGATCACGGCTACCGATATCGACGAAGTAGTCTTAAAAAAGGCAAAAGACGGGATCTATTCGGAAAAAGCAATGGGAAAACTTTCCGCTGCACAGATCCAGCGGCATTTCACCAAACTTCCTGACGGGAACTACCAGGTAAAGCCGCACCTCCAGGAGCTGATCCGGTTCCGTCCCCACGACCTCATGAGCGGTCTGCCCCCTGCGAAGTTCCTCGATCTTATCACCTGCAGGAACGTTACGATCTATTTCACCGAGAAACAGAAAGACGACCTGGCAAGGATGTTCCACGCAGCCCTCGTCCCCGGGGGATATTATGTGATGGGAAAGACCGAATACCTCGGCCGCGAGGTGGAAGGACTCTTTACCCCCATAAATTCCATCCAGAAGATCTATACCAGAAAAGACTGA
- a CDS encoding DUF7123 family protein, which produces MSTSKKLREKYNETQHQIVSYLTSGITKGKHYFKSKYIAKDLGLSPKEVGTNMAILAEMCKELSIIRWSYSNSTTWMVTPRAL; this is translated from the coding sequence ATGTCAACAAGCAAGAAGTTACGCGAAAAGTACAACGAAACCCAGCACCAAATTGTATCCTACCTTACCTCAGGGATAACCAAAGGCAAACACTACTTCAAGTCAAAATATATTGCAAAAGATCTCGGGTTATCCCCCAAGGAAGTGGGAACCAACATGGCGATCCTTGCCGAAATGTGCAAGGAGCTTTCAATCATCAGGTGGAGTTATTCGAACAGCACGACGTGGATGGTCACGCCCCGTGCCCTCTAA